In Cataglyphis hispanica isolate Lineage 1 chromosome 10, ULB_Chis1_1.0, whole genome shotgun sequence, a genomic segment contains:
- the LOC126852429 gene encoding prolactin regulatory element-binding protein: MPSRRSKDGLLARVNFPLYTVQMVTNRHILVGGGGGSSKTGVANGFEIFELSHNGVHFIAEEVTRHETGPSVVMNCASHRSDNKTWIVAGQESHCQLYNVKSKFITLENGELIKGPTASTHKDDLRHRKNNEKVEESQTQKEKIEEIKDNNCNVKSKKLQLILEPASSVQTTFGDGEPLQRVVRVSIQGKIMATGGTDGIVRLWKFPQLDKLYDLGTHGKEVDDIDFSPNGKLLVSIAKDGKAFVWNIESKESRELSWKPPDGLKYMYKRCRFRKMVEDEKKNDIFMLTNAVAAKNPSFLHLWDANTGVITKSAPYKETLSALAVSNDGKFVAVGTMFSGSVDIFVAFSLRKALHVPGAHSMFVTGLEFLPTNGQLNGVAITSNTETAVVSISVDNRICIHSIPFRHTMPFWFVIMLIILCICGAFIFCSYLGI, encoded by the exons ATGCCTTCTAGAAGAAGCAAAGACGGCCTTCTGGCAAGAGTGAATTTTCCCCTGTATACAGTGCAAATGGTAACCAACAGGCATATCCTGGTGGGAGGCGGAGGTGGTTCCTCCAAGACTGGTGTTGCTAATGGATTT gaaatttttgaattgtcACACAATGGAGTACACTTTATTGCCGAAGAAGTAACCAGGCATGAGACGGGTCCTAGCGTTGTCATGAATTGTGCTTCGCACAGGAGTGACAATAAGACATGGATTGTTGCTGGTCAGGAGAGTCACTGCCAATTGTACAATGTAAAATCCAAGTTTATAACTTTGGAGAATGGGGAATTGATCAAAGGGCCAACAGCATCAACACATAAGGATGATCTTAGACAcagaaaaaacaatgaaaaagttGAAGAATCTCAaacacaaaaagaaaagatagaagAAATCAAAGACAACAATTGCAATGTTAAGAGCAAGAAACTGCAATTGATCCTTGAACCTGCTAGCAGTGTGCAGACAACTTTTgg GGATGGTGAACCTTTACAGAGAGTTGTCAGAGTAAGCATTCAAGGGAAGATTATGGCTACAGGTGGCACAGACGGTATAGTTAGATTATGGAAATTTCCACAATTGGACAAATTGTACGATCTCGGCACACATGGAAAGGAAGTAGATGATATAGATTTCAGTCCTAATGGCAAACTGCTGGTAAGTATTGCCAAAGACGGAAAAGCTTTTGTGTGGAATATAGAGAGCAAAGAGAGCAGGGAACTCAGTTGGAAGCCGCCGGACGGtctcaaatatatgtacaaaagatGTCGATTCAGGAAAATGGTGGAGGACGAGAAGaagaatgatatatttatgctCACTAATGCCGTAGCGGCGAAGAATCCTAGTTTCCTTCATTTGTGGGATGCTAATACTGGTGTAATAACCAAGTCTGCTCCTTACAAGGAGACGTTGTCCGCTTTGGCTGTTTCTAACGATGGTAAATTCGTGGCCGTAGGCACGATGTTCTCGGGCAGCGTTGACATATTCGTGGCGTTTAGCTTGAGAAAGGCGCTTCATGTTCCTGGAGCGCACAGTATGTTTGTGACTGGTCTAGAATTCCTTCCAACGAACGGTCAACTGAATGGCGTTGCGATCACCAGTAACACGGAGACCGCAGTCGTCAGTATCTCCGTAGACAACAGGATCTGTATACACAGCATACCATTTAGAC ATACAATGCCATTTTGGTTCGTCATCATGCTAATAATCTTATGCATATGCGGCGCGTTCATCTTCTGCAGCTATCTCGGTATATGA
- the LOC126852424 gene encoding chitin deacetylase 1 isoform X3, which yields MEEQREKAISRSSGVGTQPRKVLPILKTDEPICPEGKLSCGNGECIEKDLFCNGTPDCKDESDENACTVETDPNRAPDCDPTQCVLPDCYCSADGTRIPGNIDPQQVPQMITITFNGAVNVDNIDLYEEIFNGQRQNPNGCQIRGTFFVSHKYTNYSAVQDLHRRGHEIAVFSLTHKEDPQYWSQGTYDDWLAEMAGARLIIERFANITDGSIIGMRAPYLRVGGNKQFEMMADQFFVYDASITASLGRVPIWPYTLYFRMPHKCNGNGGNCPSRSHPVWEMVMNELDRRDDPTFDESLPGCHMVDSCSNIQSGEQFARLLRHNFNRHFNSNRAPLGLHFHASWLKSKKEYKDELIKFIEEMIARSDVYFVTMVQVIKWMQQPTELSALRDFQDWKETCDEKGLPYCSLPNACPLTTRELPGETLRLFTCMECPNNYPWLLDPTGDGFSARK from the exons ATGGAGGAGCAACGAGAAAAAGCCATCTCGAGAAGCAGTGGCGTAGGAACGC AGCCGCGTAAAGTTTTGCCCATCCTCAAGACCGACGAACCCATTTGCCCGGAGGGAAAGCTGTCGTGCGGAAACGGCGAGTGTATCGAGAAGGATCTCTTCTGCAACGGCACGCCCGATTGCAAGGACGAGTCTGACGAGAACGCCTGCA CCGTGGAGACCGATCCTAATCGCGCTCCCGATTGCGATCCCACGCAATGCGTCCTGCCCGATTGCTACTGTTCCGCCGACGGTACTCGCATCCCCGGCAACATCGATCCTCAACAAGTGCCGCAAATGATCACCATCACGTTCAACGGCGCCGTGAACGTCGACAACATCGATCTGTACGAGGAGATCTTCAACGGACAACGTCAGAACCCGAACGGCTGCCAGATCCGCGGTACCTTCTTCGTCTCGCACAAGTACACCAATTATTCGGCCGTGCAGGATCTTCACCGACGCGGCCACGAGATCGCTGTGTTCTCGTTGACCCACAAGGAGGATCCGCAGTATTGGAGCCAGGGAACGTACGATGACTGGCTGGCCGAGATGGCCGGCGCCAGGTTGATCATCGAGCGTTTCGCCAACATCACCGATGGCTCCATCATTGGTATGCGCGCTCCTTACCTCAGGGTCGGCGGTAACAAACAGTTCGAGATGATGGCCGATCAATTCTTCGTGTACGACGCTTCCATCACCGCGTCTTTGGGACGTGTGCCCATCTGGCCGTACACTCTGTACTTCAGAATGCCTCACAAGTGTAATGGTAACGGCGGCAACTGTCCATCGAGGTCGCATCCGGTCTGGGAGATGGTGATGAACGAATTGGACCGTAGAGATGATCCGACCTTCGACGAGTCGCTGCCAGGTTGTCACATGGTCGACTCGTGCTCCAACATACAGAGCGGCGAACAGTTTGCCCGTCTGCTCAGGCATAACTTCAACAGACATTTCAACAGCAACCGGGCACCACTTGGTCTGCATTTCCACGCGTCCTGGCtgaaaagcaaaaaagaatacaaagaTGAGTTGATCAAGTTCATCGAGGAGATGATCGCCAGGAGCGACGTGTATTTCGTTACCATGGTCCAG GTGATCAAATGGATGCAGCAGCCCACTGAGCTTTCCGCGCTTAGAGACTTCCAAGACTGGAAAGAGACTTGCGATGAGAAGGGTCTACCCTATTGCTCCCTGCCCAATGCTTGCCCTCTGACGACTAGAGAATTGCCTGGCGAGACTCTGCGTCTCTTCACTTGCATGGAGTGTCCCAACAATTATCCGTGGTTGTTGGACCCAACTGGCGACGGCTTCTCCGCGAGGAAGTGA
- the LOC126852428 gene encoding NADH dehydrogenase [ubiquinone] flavoprotein 1, mitochondrial yields MASVLVRCLQIPRRQLGLLGTSLGNQQQRTLADAAPEGKEQGSPLSDQDRIFTNLYGRHDWRLKGALSRGDWYKTKEILDKGADWIINEIKTSGLRGRGGAGFPSGMKWSFMNKPPDGRPKYLVINGDEGEPGTCKDREILRHDPHKLVEGCLVAGRAMGACAAYIYIRGEFYNEASNMQVAIAEAYQAGLIGKNACGSGYDFDIFVVRGAGAYICGEETALIESIEGKQGKPRLKPPFPADIGVFGCPTTVTNVETVAVSPTICRRGATWFASFGRPRNHGTKLFNISGHVNNPCTVEEEMSIPLRELIDRHAGGVIGGWDNLLGVIPGGSSTPIIPKSICDNVLMDFDDLIKAQSALGTAAVIVMNKQTDVIKAITRLISFYKHESCGQCTPCREGISWMFKILKRFVEGNAEVHEIDMLWELTKQIELHTICALADGASWPVQGLIRHFRPEIEARLKQQKCAASN; encoded by the exons ATGGCAAGTGTCCTAGTACGTTGTTTGCAGATTCCGAGGAGACAATTGG GTCTCCTCGGAACTAGTTTGGGCAACCAGCAGCAGAGAACGCTCGCCGATGCCGCTCCGGAAGGAAAA gaACAAGGATCGCCCCTGTCCGATCAGGATCGCATCTTTACAAACCTGTACGGCAGGCATGATTGGCGGTTGAAAGGTGCTTTGAGCCGTGGCGATTGGTACAAGACCAAGGAGATACTGGATAAAGGTGCCGATTGGATCATCAATGAGATCAAGACTTCTGGTCTGAGAGGCCGTGGTGGAGCCGGTTTTCCTTCCGGAATGAAATGGTCCTTCATGAATAAGCCGCCAGATGGTAGACCCAAGTATCTGGTGATCAATGGCGATGAGGGTGAACCGGGAACGTGTAAGGATCGCGAGATCCTACGTCATGATCCGCACAAGCTCGTGGAAGGCTGCTTGGTTGCCGGACGTGCTATGGGTGCCTGTGCcgcttacatttatatacgcgGTGAATTTTATAACGAGGCGTCCAATATGCAAGTTGCCATAGCTGAAGCTTATCAGGCTGGTTTAATCGGGAAGAATGCCTGCGGCTCTGGATACGATTTCGACATATTTGTAGTGCGAGGAGCGGGTGCGTATATTTGCGGCGAAGAAACTGCTCTTATCGAATCCATTGAGGGGAAACAGGGCAAACCAAGGCTAAAACCACCCTTCCCGGCTGATATCGGTGTGTTTGGATGCCCCACGACTGTCACTAACGTCGAAACTGTAGCAGTGTCGCCT acAATTTGTCGCCGAGGTGCAACATGGTTTGCCTCATTTGGACGTCCACGAAATCACGGAACTAAGCTCTTCAATATCTCTGGACATGTAAACAATCCCTGTACTGTCGAAGAAGAAATGTCCATTCCTCTGAGGGAGCTCATTGACAGACATGCAGGAGGTGTAATTGGGGGCTGGGATAATTTATTAGGTGTCATTCCTGGAGGCTCTTCAACTCCCATCATTCCTAAAAG TATATGCGACAACGTGTTGATGGATTTTGATGATCTCATAAAGGCACAGAGCGCCTTAGGCACAGCCGCGGTAATCGTGATGAATAAGCAGACGGACGTAATCAAAGCTATCACTCGTTTGATAAGTTTCTACAAGCACGAATCGTGCGGTCAATGCACACCTTGTCGGGAAGGTATCAGCTGGATgtttaaaatactaaaaag gTTCGTAGAAGGTAACGCCGAGGTGCACGAGATAGACATGCTATGGGAGCTCACGAAACAAATAGAACTGCACACAATTTGTGCTTTGGCAGACGGTGCCTCATGGCCCGTACAAGGTTTGATCAGACACTTCAGGCCAGAGATTGAGGCGCGCTTAAAACAACAGAAGTGTGCCGCGTCCAATTGA